A stretch of the Hippocampus zosterae strain Florida chromosome 18, ASM2543408v3, whole genome shotgun sequence genome encodes the following:
- the LOC127591389 gene encoding ARF GTPase-activating protein GIT2-like isoform X5, translating to MSKRVRSKEVCADCSAPEPRWASVNRGVLICDECCSIHRGLGRHSSQVRHLTHSVWPPSQFQMVQTLYGNGANSIWEHSLLDPSSSSSSSSASGKRKANPQDRVHPNKTEFIKAKYQMLAFVHRMPCREDDSVTAKDLSKQLHSSVRTGNLETCLRLLSLGAQANFFHPEKGNTPLHIAAKAGQLLQAELLAVYGADPGALDSIGKTPIDYARQAGHQELAERLVEIQYELTDRLTFYLCGRRPDHRFGHHFIIPQMADSSLDLSEFAKAAKKKLQSLSNHQFEELAMDVYDEVDRRETDAVCLATQNHSTLVTDTTVVPFLPVNPEYSSTRNQGRQKLARFSAHEFATLVIDILTDAKRRQWGNSCESPKESVELILQGINSRHSSESQDNDQPDYDSVASDEDPVQEATRRDNGTEGRTKVCRSTYFFRTHDDQLNFVDMHQSSESSDLSDGPITVQEFMDVKSALTASEAKIQQLLKVNCHLSEELRAMQGKLNSLQTENTTLRWQAPGSQHQVQGPVGRHQTRGGRAMSMYETGSISRQCPHRDDASRREDGVVLQPFPTNGCSLEAHGAVLNYDAAPTHSEPEDTCSPLVASAAVECETEGEEDATALPCTEDVICKTEQITKNIQELLRAAQETKHESFLPCSEKICVAVKEMAALFPKRPSSETVRGSLSLLTTSAGRLHGECRGPCPPAAADVQLVTQQVIQCAYDIAKAAKQLVTVTTKENSN from the exons ATGTCAAAGCGAGTGCGAAGCAAAGAGGTCTGCGCAGACTGCAGCGCCCCGG AGCCTCGCTGGGCCTCCGTCAACCGGGGTGTGTTGATCTGCGATGAATGCTGTAGCATTCATCGCGGTTTGGGACGACACAGCTCCCAAGTCCGGCATTTGACCCACTCAGTGTGGCCCCCGTCCCAGTTTCAG ATGGTCCAGACACTTTACGGAAATGGAGCTAATTCCATATGGGAGCACAGCCTTCTGGacccctcttcttcctcctcctcttcctcagctAGTGGCAAGCGTAAAGCAAATCCTCAAGATCGTGTTCA TCCCAATAAAACAGAGTTCATCAAGGCCAAATACCAGATGTTGGCATTCGTCCATCGCATGCCTTGTCGGGAGGATGACAGCGTGACCGCCAAAGATCTCAGCAAG CAACTGCATTCCAGCGTTCGAACGGGGAACCTGGAGACCTGCCTGAGACTTTTATCCCTGGGAGCACAGGCCAACTTCTTCCATCCG GAGAAAGGAAACACGCCACTGCACATAGCAGCAAAAGCGGGACAATTGTTACAAGCCGAGCTATTGGCTGTGTATGGAGCTGATCCCGGCGCTCTTGACTCCATTGGGAAGACCCCCATTGACTACGCTAG ACAAGCTGGGCATCAGGAGCTGGCCGAGCGCCTCGTGGAGATCCAATACGAACTCACCGATCGCTTaacattttacctttgtggacgAAGACCAG ATCACAGATTTGGCCATCACTTCATCATCCCTCAAATGGCAGACAG cagtctAGATTTGTCAGAATTTGCAAAAGCCGCCAAGAAGAAGCTCCAGTCT CTAAGTAACCATCAGTTTGAAGAGCTTGCTATGGATGTTTACGACGAAGTGGACAGGCGGGAAACGGACGCGG TGTGTTTGGCCACTCAGAACCACAGCACACTGGTAACAGACACCACGGTGGTCCCTTTCCTGCCAGTCAACCCCGAATATTCCTCCACCAGAAACCAA GGTCGTCAAAAGTTGGCAAGGTTTAGCGCCCACGAATTTGCCACCTTGGTCATCGATATTCTGACAGATGCCAAACGTCGGCAGTGGGGGAACTCCTGCGAAAGTCCGAAAG AGAGTGTGGAGCTGATCCTGCAAGGAATAAACAGTCGCCACAGCAGCGAGAGCCAAGACAACGACCAGCCCGACTACGACAGCGTGGCCTCGGATGAAGATCCCGTCCAAGAGGCGACCCGCAGGGACAACGGCACCGAGGGAAGAACCAAGGTTTGCCGAAGCACCTACTTCTTCCGCACACACGATGATCAATTGAATTTCGTTGACATGCACCAGAGCTCTGAGTCATCCGACTTGTCGGACGGTCCCATCACGGTTCAGGAGTTCATGGATGTGAAAAGCGCCCTCACCGCCTCGGAAGCCAAAATCCAACAGCTTCTCAAAGTCAACTGTCACCTGAGCGAAGAACTGCGAGCCATGCAGGGCAAG CTGAACTCCCTTCAAACGGAGAACACGACGCTGCGGTGGCAGGCCCCGGGCTCCCAGCACCAGGTCCAGGGGCCCGTGGGCCGACACCAGACCCGCGGCGGACGCGCCATGTCGATGTACGAGACCGGCTCCATCTCCAGACAGTGCCCCCACCGCGACGACGCCTCTCGGCGGGAGGACGGTGTCGTCTTACAGCCCTTCCCTACCAAT GGCTGCAGTTTGGAGGCACACGGCGCCGTGCTCAACTATGATGCTGCGCCGACCCACTCTGAACCAGAGGATACTTG CAGCCCCCTTGTAGCCTCAGCAGCGGTGGAGTGCGAGACCGAAGGCGAGGAAGACGCCACTGCCCTTCCGTGCACCGAGGACGTCATCTGTAAGACGGAGCAAATCACCAAGAATATTCAGGAACTTCTGAGGGCCGCCCAGGAGACCAAACACGAAAG CTTCCTACCATGTTCGGAGAAGATCTGCGTGGCTGTGAAAGAGATGGCCGCTCTGTTTCCCAAG AGGCCGTCCTCGGAGACGGTTCGCGGCTCCCTGTCGCTGCTCACCACCAGCGCCGGCCGGCTGCACGGCGAGTGCCGCGGGCCgtgcccccccgccgccgccgacgtcCAGCTGGTCACGCAACAGGTCATCCAGTGCGCCTACGACATTGCCAAAGCCGCCAAGCAGCTCGTCACTGTGACCACCAAAGAGAACAGCAACTag
- the LOC127591389 gene encoding ARF GTPase-activating protein GIT2-like isoform X2, whose translation MSKRVRSKEVCADCSAPEPRWASVNRGVLICDECCSIHRGLGRHSSQVRHLTHSVWPPSQFQMVQTLYGNGANSIWEHSLLDPSSSSSSSSASGKRKANPQDRVHPNKTEFIKAKYQMLAFVHRMPCREDDSVTAKDLSKQLHSSVRTGNLETCLRLLSLGAQANFFHPEKGNTPLHIAAKAGQLLQAELLAVYGADPGALDSIGKTPIDYARQAGHQELAERLVEIQYELTDRLTFYLCGRRPDHRFGHHFIIPQMADSLDLSEFAKAAKKKLQSLSNHQFEELAMDVYDEVDRRETDAVCLATQNHSTLVTDTTVVPFLPVNPEYSSTRNQGRQKLARFSAHEFATLVIDILTDAKRRQWGNSCESPKESVELILQGINSRHSSESQDNDQPDYDSVASDEDPVQEATRRDNGTEGRTKVCRSTYFFRTHDDQLNFVDMHQSSESSDLSDGPITVQEFMDVKSALTASEAKIQQLLKVNCHLSEELRAMQGKLNSLQTENTTLRWQAPGSQHQVQGPVGRHQTRGGRAMSMYETGSISRQCPHRDDASRREDGVVLQPFPTNIGRGPLGTAASSLPSFPSSLSWSRDERSRRGCSLEAHGAVLNYDAAPTHSEPEDTCSPLVASAAVECETEGEEDATALPCTEDVICKTEQITKNIQELLRAAQETKHESFLPCSEKICVAVKEMAALFPKRPSSETVRGSLSLLTTSAGRLHGECRGPCPPAAADVQLVTQQVIQCAYDIAKAAKQLVTVTTKENSN comes from the exons ATGTCAAAGCGAGTGCGAAGCAAAGAGGTCTGCGCAGACTGCAGCGCCCCGG AGCCTCGCTGGGCCTCCGTCAACCGGGGTGTGTTGATCTGCGATGAATGCTGTAGCATTCATCGCGGTTTGGGACGACACAGCTCCCAAGTCCGGCATTTGACCCACTCAGTGTGGCCCCCGTCCCAGTTTCAG ATGGTCCAGACACTTTACGGAAATGGAGCTAATTCCATATGGGAGCACAGCCTTCTGGacccctcttcttcctcctcctcttcctcagctAGTGGCAAGCGTAAAGCAAATCCTCAAGATCGTGTTCA TCCCAATAAAACAGAGTTCATCAAGGCCAAATACCAGATGTTGGCATTCGTCCATCGCATGCCTTGTCGGGAGGATGACAGCGTGACCGCCAAAGATCTCAGCAAG CAACTGCATTCCAGCGTTCGAACGGGGAACCTGGAGACCTGCCTGAGACTTTTATCCCTGGGAGCACAGGCCAACTTCTTCCATCCG GAGAAAGGAAACACGCCACTGCACATAGCAGCAAAAGCGGGACAATTGTTACAAGCCGAGCTATTGGCTGTGTATGGAGCTGATCCCGGCGCTCTTGACTCCATTGGGAAGACCCCCATTGACTACGCTAG ACAAGCTGGGCATCAGGAGCTGGCCGAGCGCCTCGTGGAGATCCAATACGAACTCACCGATCGCTTaacattttacctttgtggacgAAGACCAG ATCACAGATTTGGCCATCACTTCATCATCCCTCAAATGGCAGACAG tctAGATTTGTCAGAATTTGCAAAAGCCGCCAAGAAGAAGCTCCAGTCT CTAAGTAACCATCAGTTTGAAGAGCTTGCTATGGATGTTTACGACGAAGTGGACAGGCGGGAAACGGACGCGG TGTGTTTGGCCACTCAGAACCACAGCACACTGGTAACAGACACCACGGTGGTCCCTTTCCTGCCAGTCAACCCCGAATATTCCTCCACCAGAAACCAA GGTCGTCAAAAGTTGGCAAGGTTTAGCGCCCACGAATTTGCCACCTTGGTCATCGATATTCTGACAGATGCCAAACGTCGGCAGTGGGGGAACTCCTGCGAAAGTCCGAAAG AGAGTGTGGAGCTGATCCTGCAAGGAATAAACAGTCGCCACAGCAGCGAGAGCCAAGACAACGACCAGCCCGACTACGACAGCGTGGCCTCGGATGAAGATCCCGTCCAAGAGGCGACCCGCAGGGACAACGGCACCGAGGGAAGAACCAAGGTTTGCCGAAGCACCTACTTCTTCCGCACACACGATGATCAATTGAATTTCGTTGACATGCACCAGAGCTCTGAGTCATCCGACTTGTCGGACGGTCCCATCACGGTTCAGGAGTTCATGGATGTGAAAAGCGCCCTCACCGCCTCGGAAGCCAAAATCCAACAGCTTCTCAAAGTCAACTGTCACCTGAGCGAAGAACTGCGAGCCATGCAGGGCAAG CTGAACTCCCTTCAAACGGAGAACACGACGCTGCGGTGGCAGGCCCCGGGCTCCCAGCACCAGGTCCAGGGGCCCGTGGGCCGACACCAGACCCGCGGCGGACGCGCCATGTCGATGTACGAGACCGGCTCCATCTCCAGACAGTGCCCCCACCGCGACGACGCCTCTCGGCGGGAGGACGGTGTCGTCTTACAGCCCTTCCCTACCAAT ATAGGGAGGGGTCCTTTGGGAACGGCCGCTTCCTCCCTCCCATCCTTCCCCTCCTCCCTGTCCTGGTCGCGGGATGAGAGATCTCGAAGG GGCTGCAGTTTGGAGGCACACGGCGCCGTGCTCAACTATGATGCTGCGCCGACCCACTCTGAACCAGAGGATACTTG CAGCCCCCTTGTAGCCTCAGCAGCGGTGGAGTGCGAGACCGAAGGCGAGGAAGACGCCACTGCCCTTCCGTGCACCGAGGACGTCATCTGTAAGACGGAGCAAATCACCAAGAATATTCAGGAACTTCTGAGGGCCGCCCAGGAGACCAAACACGAAAG CTTCCTACCATGTTCGGAGAAGATCTGCGTGGCTGTGAAAGAGATGGCCGCTCTGTTTCCCAAG AGGCCGTCCTCGGAGACGGTTCGCGGCTCCCTGTCGCTGCTCACCACCAGCGCCGGCCGGCTGCACGGCGAGTGCCGCGGGCCgtgcccccccgccgccgccgacgtcCAGCTGGTCACGCAACAGGTCATCCAGTGCGCCTACGACATTGCCAAAGCCGCCAAGCAGCTCGTCACTGTGACCACCAAAGAGAACAGCAACTag